A stretch of Mustela nigripes isolate SB6536 chromosome 6, MUSNIG.SB6536, whole genome shotgun sequence DNA encodes these proteins:
- the PHC1 gene encoding polyhomeotic-like protein 1 isoform X3: METESEQNSNSTNGSSSSGGSSRPQIAQMSLYERQAVQALQALQRQPNAAQYFHQFMLQQQLSNAQLHSLAAVQQATIAASRQASSPNTSTAQQQTTTTQASINLATTSGAQLISRSQSVSSPSATTLTQSVLLGNTTSPPLNQSQAQMYLRVNRTLGRNVPLASQLILMPNGAVAAVQQEVPSAPSPGVHTDADQVQNLAVRNQQASAQGPQMQGSTQKAIPPGASPVSSLSQASSQALAVAQASSGASGQSLNLSQAGTGSGSSIPGSMGPGGGGQAPGGLGPLPSSGMGGGGSCPRKGTGVVQPLPAAQTVTVSQGSQTEAESAAAKKAEADGAGQQNVGMNLTRTATPAPSQTLISSATYTQIQPHSLIQQQQQIHLQQKQVVIQQQIAIHHQQQFQHRQSQLLHTATHLQLAQQQQQQQQQPPPPPPPAATLTTPQPPQVPPTQQVPPSQSQQQAQTLVVQPMLQSSPLSLPPDPTPKPPIPIQSKPPVAPIKPPQLGAAKMSATQQPPPHIPVQVVGTRQPGTAQAQALGLAQLAAAVPTSRGMPNTVQPSQAHLASSPPSSQAAGALQECPPTLASGMSLAPVQGTAHVVKGGATTSSPVVAQVPAAFYMQSVHLPSKPQTLAVKRKAESEEERDDISTLGSMLPAKASPVAESPKAMEEKSSLGEKAEPVTGVNASTPSSELVALAPAPAAPPPTLAMVSRQMGDSKPPQAIVKPQILTHIIEGFVIQEGAEPFPVGCSQLLKESEKPLQTGLPGLNENQSGGPLGGDSPSAGMRYFPELDKKANLLKCEYCGKYAPAEQFRGSKRFCSMTCAKRYNVSCSHQFRLKRKKMKEFQEANYARVRRRGPRRSSSDIARAKIQGKRHRGQEDSSRGSDNSSYDEALSPTSPGPLSVRTGHGERDLGNPNTAPPTPELHGINPVFLSSNPSRWSVEEVYEFIASLQGCQEIAEEFRSQEIDGQALLLLKEEHLMSAMNIKLGPALKICAKINVLKET; this comes from the exons ATGGAGACTGAGAGTGAGCAGAACTCCAACTCCACCAATGGGAGCTCCAGCTCTGGGGGCAGCTCTCGGCCCCAGATAGCTCAGATGTCACTGTATGAACGGCAGGCGGTGCAG gcTCTGCAGGCACTGCAGCGTCAGCCCAATGCGGCTCAGTATTTCCACCAGTTCATGCTCCAGCAGCAGCTCAGCAATGCCCAGCTGCATAGCCTGGCTGCGGTCCAGCAG GCCACGATTGCTGCCAGTCGGCAGGCCAGCTCCCCAAACACCAGCACTGCCCAGCAGCAGACTACTACCACCCAGGCCTCA ATCAATCTGGCCACCACGTCAGGTGCCCAGCTCATCAGCCGATCGCAGAGTGTGAGCTCTCCCAGTGCTACCACTTTGACCCAATCTGTGCTACTGGGGAAcaccacctccccacctctcaACCAGTCCCAGGCCCAGATGTATCTACGG GTAAACCGGACCCTGGGCCGGAATGTGCCTCTAGCCTCCCAACTCATCCTGATGCCTAACGGGGCGGTGGCTGCGGTCCAGCAGGAGGTGCCATCTGCTCCATCTCCGGGAGTTCATACAGATGCAGATCAG GTGCAGAATTTGGCAGTGAGGAACCAACAGGCCTCAGCCCAAGGACCTCAAATGCAAGGCTCTACTCAGAAGGCCATTCCTCCTGGAGCCTCCCCTGTTTCTAGCCTCTCCCAGGCCTCTAGCCAGGCCCTTGCTGTGGCTCAGGCTTCCTCTGGGGCCTCAGGCCAGTCCCTCAACCTCAGTCAAGCTGGCACAGGCAGTGGGAGTAGCATCCCAGGGTCCATGGGGCCAGGTGGTGGTGGCCAGGCACCCGGGGGCTTGGGTCCATTGCCTTCCTCAGgaatgggtgggggtgggagctgtCCCAGGAAGGGCACAGGAGTGGTGCAGCCCTTGCCTGCCGCCCAAACAGTGACTGTGAGTCAGGGAAGCCAGACAGAAGCAGAAAGTGCAGCAGCTAAGAAGGCAGAAGCAGATGGGGCTGGTCAGCAGAATGTGGGCATGAACCTGACACGGACAGCTACACCTGCTCCCAGCCAGACCCTTATTAGCTCAG CCACCTACACGCAGATCCAGCCCCACTCCCTGATTCAGCAACAGCAGCAGATCCACCTCCAGCAGAAACAGGTGGTGATCCAGCAGCAGATCGCCATCCACCACCAGCAGCAGTTCCAGCACCGGCAGTCCCAGCTCCTCCACACAGCCACACACCTCCAGctggcccagcagcagcagcagcagcagcagcagccgccgccgcccccgccgccagcTGCCACACTCACTACCCCTCAGCCACCGCAGGTCCCACCTACTCAGCAGGTCCCTCCTTCCCAGTCCCAGCAGCAAGCCCAGACCCTGGTGGTCCAACCCATGCTTCAGTCTTCACCCTTGTCCCTCCCGCCTGACCCAACCCCCAAGCCACCCATCCCCATCCAGTCCAAACCACCTGTAGCACCTATTAAGCCTCCTCAGTTAGGCGCTGCTAAGATGTCAGCTACCCAGCAACCACCACCCCATATCCCTGTGCAAGTGGTGGGCACCCGGCAGCCTGGGACGGCCCAGGCACAGGCTCTGGGGTTGGCACAGCTGGCCGCTGCTGTCCCTACTTCCCGGGGCATGCCCAATACAGTGCAGCCCAGTCAGGCCCATTTGGCCTCCTCGCCACCTTCATCCCAGGCTGCCGGGGCCCTGCAAGAGTGCCCTCCCACGCTGGCGTCTGGGATGAGCCTCGCTCCTGTGCAGGGGACAGCGCATGTGGTAAAGGGTGGGGCTACGACCTCCTCACCTGTTGTGGCCCAGGTACCTGCTGCCTTCTACATGCAGTCTGTGCACCTGCCG AGCAAACCCCAGACATTGGCTGTCAAACGCAAGGCAGAGtctgaggaggagagagatgatATCTCCACGTTGGGTTCAATGCTTCCTGCCAAGGCATCTCCAGTAGCTGAAAGTCCAAAGGCCATGGAGGAGAAGAGCAGTCTTGGAG AGAAAGCTGAACCAGTGACTGGTGTGAATGCTAGTACTCCAAGCAGTGAACTAGTAGCCTTGGCTCCTGCCCCAGCTGCACCGCCCCCTACACTAGCCATGGTGTCCAGACAGATGGGTGACTCAAAACCCCCACAGGCCATCGTGAAGCCCCAGATTCTCACCCACATCATTGAAGGCTTCGTTATCCAGGAAGGAGCAGAGCCTTTCCCG GTGGGTTGTTCTCAGTTACTGAAAGAGTCTGAGAAGCCACTACAGACTGGCCTGCCAGGGCTGAATGAGAATCAGTCAGGGGGCCCCTTGGGAGGGGATAGCCCATCTGCTG GGATGCGTTATTTTCCAGAGCTAGATAAGAAGGCGAACCTCCTGAAGTGTGAGTACTGCGGGAAGTATGCTCCTGCTGAGCAGTTTCGCGGCTCCAAGAGGTTCTGCTCAATGACCTGCGCTAAGAG GTATAATGTGAGCTGTAGTCACCAGTTCCggctgaagaggaaaaaaatgaaagagttcCAAGAAGCCAACTATGCTCGCGTTCGTCGGCGGGGACCCCGCCGCAGCTCCTCAGACATCGCTCGTGCCAAGATCCAGGGCAAGCGCCACCGG GGTCAAGAGGACTCTAGCCGGGGTTCAGATAATTCCAGTTATGATGAAGCACTCTCTCCAACATCTCCTGGGCCTTTATCTGTGCGAACTGGGCATGGAGAACGTGACCTGGGGAACCCCAATACGGCACCACCAACGCCAGAATTACATGGCATCAACCCTGTGTTCCTGTCCAGCAATCCCAGCCGTTGGAGTGTAGAAGAGGTGTATGAGTTTATCGCTTCTCTACAAG
- the PHC1 gene encoding polyhomeotic-like protein 1 isoform X2, translating into METESEQNSNSTNGSSSSGGSSRPQIAQMSLYERQAVQALQALQRQPNAAQYFHQFMLQQQLSNAQLHSLAAVQQATIAASRQASSPNTSTAQQQTTTTQASINLATTSGAQLISRSQSVSSPSATTLTQSVLLGNTTSPPLNQSQAQMYLRPQLGNLLQVNRTLGRNVPLASQLILMPNGAVAAVQQEVPSAPSPGVHTDADQVQNLAVRNQQASAQGPQMQGSTQKAIPPGASPVSSLSQASSQALAVAQASSGASGQSLNLSQAGTGSGSSIPGSMGPGGGGQAPGGLGPLPSSGMGGGGSCPRKGTGVVQPLPAAQTVTVSQGSQTEAESAAAKKAEADGAGQQNVGMNLTRTATPAPSQTLISSATYTQIQPHSLIQQQQQIHLQQKQVVIQQQIAIHHQQQFQHRQSQLLHTATHLQLAQQQQQQQQQPPPPPPPAATLTTPQPPQVPPTQQVPPSQSQQQAQTLVVQPMLQSSPLSLPPDPTPKPPIPIQSKPPVAPIKPPQLGAAKMSATQQPPPHIPVQVVGTRQPGTAQAQALGLAQLAAAVPTSRGMPNTVQPSQAHLASSPPSSQAAGALQECPPTLASGMSLAPVQGTAHVVKGGATTSSPVVAQVPAAFYMQSVHLPSKPQTLAVKRKAESEEERDDISTLGSMLPAKASPVAESPKAMEEKSSLGEKAEPVTGVNASTPSSELVALAPAPAAPPPTLAMVSRQMGDSKPPQAIVKPQILTHIIEGFVIQEGAEPFPVGCSQLLKESEKPLQTGLPGLNENQSGGPLGGDSPSAELDKKANLLKCEYCGKYAPAEQFRGSKRFCSMTCAKRYNVSCSHQFRLKRKKMKEFQEANYARVRRRGPRRSSSDIARAKIQGKRHRGQEDSSRGSDNSSYDEALSPTSPGPLSVRTGHGERDLGNPNTAPPTPELHGINPVFLSSNPSRWSVEEVYEFIASLQGCQEIAEEFRSQEIDGQALLLLKEEHLMSAMNIKLGPALKICAKINVLKET; encoded by the exons ATGGAGACTGAGAGTGAGCAGAACTCCAACTCCACCAATGGGAGCTCCAGCTCTGGGGGCAGCTCTCGGCCCCAGATAGCTCAGATGTCACTGTATGAACGGCAGGCGGTGCAG gcTCTGCAGGCACTGCAGCGTCAGCCCAATGCGGCTCAGTATTTCCACCAGTTCATGCTCCAGCAGCAGCTCAGCAATGCCCAGCTGCATAGCCTGGCTGCGGTCCAGCAG GCCACGATTGCTGCCAGTCGGCAGGCCAGCTCCCCAAACACCAGCACTGCCCAGCAGCAGACTACTACCACCCAGGCCTCA ATCAATCTGGCCACCACGTCAGGTGCCCAGCTCATCAGCCGATCGCAGAGTGTGAGCTCTCCCAGTGCTACCACTTTGACCCAATCTGTGCTACTGGGGAAcaccacctccccacctctcaACCAGTCCCAGGCCCAGATGTATCTACGG CCACAGCTGGGAAACCTATTGCAGGTAAACCGGACCCTGGGCCGGAATGTGCCTCTAGCCTCCCAACTCATCCTGATGCCTAACGGGGCGGTGGCTGCGGTCCAGCAGGAGGTGCCATCTGCTCCATCTCCGGGAGTTCATACAGATGCAGATCAG GTGCAGAATTTGGCAGTGAGGAACCAACAGGCCTCAGCCCAAGGACCTCAAATGCAAGGCTCTACTCAGAAGGCCATTCCTCCTGGAGCCTCCCCTGTTTCTAGCCTCTCCCAGGCCTCTAGCCAGGCCCTTGCTGTGGCTCAGGCTTCCTCTGGGGCCTCAGGCCAGTCCCTCAACCTCAGTCAAGCTGGCACAGGCAGTGGGAGTAGCATCCCAGGGTCCATGGGGCCAGGTGGTGGTGGCCAGGCACCCGGGGGCTTGGGTCCATTGCCTTCCTCAGgaatgggtgggggtgggagctgtCCCAGGAAGGGCACAGGAGTGGTGCAGCCCTTGCCTGCCGCCCAAACAGTGACTGTGAGTCAGGGAAGCCAGACAGAAGCAGAAAGTGCAGCAGCTAAGAAGGCAGAAGCAGATGGGGCTGGTCAGCAGAATGTGGGCATGAACCTGACACGGACAGCTACACCTGCTCCCAGCCAGACCCTTATTAGCTCAG CCACCTACACGCAGATCCAGCCCCACTCCCTGATTCAGCAACAGCAGCAGATCCACCTCCAGCAGAAACAGGTGGTGATCCAGCAGCAGATCGCCATCCACCACCAGCAGCAGTTCCAGCACCGGCAGTCCCAGCTCCTCCACACAGCCACACACCTCCAGctggcccagcagcagcagcagcagcagcagcagccgccgccgcccccgccgccagcTGCCACACTCACTACCCCTCAGCCACCGCAGGTCCCACCTACTCAGCAGGTCCCTCCTTCCCAGTCCCAGCAGCAAGCCCAGACCCTGGTGGTCCAACCCATGCTTCAGTCTTCACCCTTGTCCCTCCCGCCTGACCCAACCCCCAAGCCACCCATCCCCATCCAGTCCAAACCACCTGTAGCACCTATTAAGCCTCCTCAGTTAGGCGCTGCTAAGATGTCAGCTACCCAGCAACCACCACCCCATATCCCTGTGCAAGTGGTGGGCACCCGGCAGCCTGGGACGGCCCAGGCACAGGCTCTGGGGTTGGCACAGCTGGCCGCTGCTGTCCCTACTTCCCGGGGCATGCCCAATACAGTGCAGCCCAGTCAGGCCCATTTGGCCTCCTCGCCACCTTCATCCCAGGCTGCCGGGGCCCTGCAAGAGTGCCCTCCCACGCTGGCGTCTGGGATGAGCCTCGCTCCTGTGCAGGGGACAGCGCATGTGGTAAAGGGTGGGGCTACGACCTCCTCACCTGTTGTGGCCCAGGTACCTGCTGCCTTCTACATGCAGTCTGTGCACCTGCCG AGCAAACCCCAGACATTGGCTGTCAAACGCAAGGCAGAGtctgaggaggagagagatgatATCTCCACGTTGGGTTCAATGCTTCCTGCCAAGGCATCTCCAGTAGCTGAAAGTCCAAAGGCCATGGAGGAGAAGAGCAGTCTTGGAG AGAAAGCTGAACCAGTGACTGGTGTGAATGCTAGTACTCCAAGCAGTGAACTAGTAGCCTTGGCTCCTGCCCCAGCTGCACCGCCCCCTACACTAGCCATGGTGTCCAGACAGATGGGTGACTCAAAACCCCCACAGGCCATCGTGAAGCCCCAGATTCTCACCCACATCATTGAAGGCTTCGTTATCCAGGAAGGAGCAGAGCCTTTCCCG GTGGGTTGTTCTCAGTTACTGAAAGAGTCTGAGAAGCCACTACAGACTGGCCTGCCAGGGCTGAATGAGAATCAGTCAGGGGGCCCCTTGGGAGGGGATAGCCCATCTGCTG AGCTAGATAAGAAGGCGAACCTCCTGAAGTGTGAGTACTGCGGGAAGTATGCTCCTGCTGAGCAGTTTCGCGGCTCCAAGAGGTTCTGCTCAATGACCTGCGCTAAGAG GTATAATGTGAGCTGTAGTCACCAGTTCCggctgaagaggaaaaaaatgaaagagttcCAAGAAGCCAACTATGCTCGCGTTCGTCGGCGGGGACCCCGCCGCAGCTCCTCAGACATCGCTCGTGCCAAGATCCAGGGCAAGCGCCACCGG GGTCAAGAGGACTCTAGCCGGGGTTCAGATAATTCCAGTTATGATGAAGCACTCTCTCCAACATCTCCTGGGCCTTTATCTGTGCGAACTGGGCATGGAGAACGTGACCTGGGGAACCCCAATACGGCACCACCAACGCCAGAATTACATGGCATCAACCCTGTGTTCCTGTCCAGCAATCCCAGCCGTTGGAGTGTAGAAGAGGTGTATGAGTTTATCGCTTCTCTACAAG
- the PHC1 gene encoding polyhomeotic-like protein 1 isoform X1: METESEQNSNSTNGSSSSGGSSRPQIAQMSLYERQAVQALQALQRQPNAAQYFHQFMLQQQLSNAQLHSLAAVQQATIAASRQASSPNTSTAQQQTTTTQASINLATTSGAQLISRSQSVSSPSATTLTQSVLLGNTTSPPLNQSQAQMYLRPQLGNLLQVNRTLGRNVPLASQLILMPNGAVAAVQQEVPSAPSPGVHTDADQVQNLAVRNQQASAQGPQMQGSTQKAIPPGASPVSSLSQASSQALAVAQASSGASGQSLNLSQAGTGSGSSIPGSMGPGGGGQAPGGLGPLPSSGMGGGGSCPRKGTGVVQPLPAAQTVTVSQGSQTEAESAAAKKAEADGAGQQNVGMNLTRTATPAPSQTLISSATYTQIQPHSLIQQQQQIHLQQKQVVIQQQIAIHHQQQFQHRQSQLLHTATHLQLAQQQQQQQQQPPPPPPPAATLTTPQPPQVPPTQQVPPSQSQQQAQTLVVQPMLQSSPLSLPPDPTPKPPIPIQSKPPVAPIKPPQLGAAKMSATQQPPPHIPVQVVGTRQPGTAQAQALGLAQLAAAVPTSRGMPNTVQPSQAHLASSPPSSQAAGALQECPPTLASGMSLAPVQGTAHVVKGGATTSSPVVAQVPAAFYMQSVHLPSKPQTLAVKRKAESEEERDDISTLGSMLPAKASPVAESPKAMEEKSSLGEKAEPVTGVNASTPSSELVALAPAPAAPPPTLAMVSRQMGDSKPPQAIVKPQILTHIIEGFVIQEGAEPFPVGCSQLLKESEKPLQTGLPGLNENQSGGPLGGDSPSAGMRYFPELDKKANLLKCEYCGKYAPAEQFRGSKRFCSMTCAKRYNVSCSHQFRLKRKKMKEFQEANYARVRRRGPRRSSSDIARAKIQGKRHRGQEDSSRGSDNSSYDEALSPTSPGPLSVRTGHGERDLGNPNTAPPTPELHGINPVFLSSNPSRWSVEEVYEFIASLQGCQEIAEEFRSQEIDGQALLLLKEEHLMSAMNIKLGPALKICAKINVLKET, encoded by the exons ATGGAGACTGAGAGTGAGCAGAACTCCAACTCCACCAATGGGAGCTCCAGCTCTGGGGGCAGCTCTCGGCCCCAGATAGCTCAGATGTCACTGTATGAACGGCAGGCGGTGCAG gcTCTGCAGGCACTGCAGCGTCAGCCCAATGCGGCTCAGTATTTCCACCAGTTCATGCTCCAGCAGCAGCTCAGCAATGCCCAGCTGCATAGCCTGGCTGCGGTCCAGCAG GCCACGATTGCTGCCAGTCGGCAGGCCAGCTCCCCAAACACCAGCACTGCCCAGCAGCAGACTACTACCACCCAGGCCTCA ATCAATCTGGCCACCACGTCAGGTGCCCAGCTCATCAGCCGATCGCAGAGTGTGAGCTCTCCCAGTGCTACCACTTTGACCCAATCTGTGCTACTGGGGAAcaccacctccccacctctcaACCAGTCCCAGGCCCAGATGTATCTACGG CCACAGCTGGGAAACCTATTGCAGGTAAACCGGACCCTGGGCCGGAATGTGCCTCTAGCCTCCCAACTCATCCTGATGCCTAACGGGGCGGTGGCTGCGGTCCAGCAGGAGGTGCCATCTGCTCCATCTCCGGGAGTTCATACAGATGCAGATCAG GTGCAGAATTTGGCAGTGAGGAACCAACAGGCCTCAGCCCAAGGACCTCAAATGCAAGGCTCTACTCAGAAGGCCATTCCTCCTGGAGCCTCCCCTGTTTCTAGCCTCTCCCAGGCCTCTAGCCAGGCCCTTGCTGTGGCTCAGGCTTCCTCTGGGGCCTCAGGCCAGTCCCTCAACCTCAGTCAAGCTGGCACAGGCAGTGGGAGTAGCATCCCAGGGTCCATGGGGCCAGGTGGTGGTGGCCAGGCACCCGGGGGCTTGGGTCCATTGCCTTCCTCAGgaatgggtgggggtgggagctgtCCCAGGAAGGGCACAGGAGTGGTGCAGCCCTTGCCTGCCGCCCAAACAGTGACTGTGAGTCAGGGAAGCCAGACAGAAGCAGAAAGTGCAGCAGCTAAGAAGGCAGAAGCAGATGGGGCTGGTCAGCAGAATGTGGGCATGAACCTGACACGGACAGCTACACCTGCTCCCAGCCAGACCCTTATTAGCTCAG CCACCTACACGCAGATCCAGCCCCACTCCCTGATTCAGCAACAGCAGCAGATCCACCTCCAGCAGAAACAGGTGGTGATCCAGCAGCAGATCGCCATCCACCACCAGCAGCAGTTCCAGCACCGGCAGTCCCAGCTCCTCCACACAGCCACACACCTCCAGctggcccagcagcagcagcagcagcagcagcagccgccgccgcccccgccgccagcTGCCACACTCACTACCCCTCAGCCACCGCAGGTCCCACCTACTCAGCAGGTCCCTCCTTCCCAGTCCCAGCAGCAAGCCCAGACCCTGGTGGTCCAACCCATGCTTCAGTCTTCACCCTTGTCCCTCCCGCCTGACCCAACCCCCAAGCCACCCATCCCCATCCAGTCCAAACCACCTGTAGCACCTATTAAGCCTCCTCAGTTAGGCGCTGCTAAGATGTCAGCTACCCAGCAACCACCACCCCATATCCCTGTGCAAGTGGTGGGCACCCGGCAGCCTGGGACGGCCCAGGCACAGGCTCTGGGGTTGGCACAGCTGGCCGCTGCTGTCCCTACTTCCCGGGGCATGCCCAATACAGTGCAGCCCAGTCAGGCCCATTTGGCCTCCTCGCCACCTTCATCCCAGGCTGCCGGGGCCCTGCAAGAGTGCCCTCCCACGCTGGCGTCTGGGATGAGCCTCGCTCCTGTGCAGGGGACAGCGCATGTGGTAAAGGGTGGGGCTACGACCTCCTCACCTGTTGTGGCCCAGGTACCTGCTGCCTTCTACATGCAGTCTGTGCACCTGCCG AGCAAACCCCAGACATTGGCTGTCAAACGCAAGGCAGAGtctgaggaggagagagatgatATCTCCACGTTGGGTTCAATGCTTCCTGCCAAGGCATCTCCAGTAGCTGAAAGTCCAAAGGCCATGGAGGAGAAGAGCAGTCTTGGAG AGAAAGCTGAACCAGTGACTGGTGTGAATGCTAGTACTCCAAGCAGTGAACTAGTAGCCTTGGCTCCTGCCCCAGCTGCACCGCCCCCTACACTAGCCATGGTGTCCAGACAGATGGGTGACTCAAAACCCCCACAGGCCATCGTGAAGCCCCAGATTCTCACCCACATCATTGAAGGCTTCGTTATCCAGGAAGGAGCAGAGCCTTTCCCG GTGGGTTGTTCTCAGTTACTGAAAGAGTCTGAGAAGCCACTACAGACTGGCCTGCCAGGGCTGAATGAGAATCAGTCAGGGGGCCCCTTGGGAGGGGATAGCCCATCTGCTG GGATGCGTTATTTTCCAGAGCTAGATAAGAAGGCGAACCTCCTGAAGTGTGAGTACTGCGGGAAGTATGCTCCTGCTGAGCAGTTTCGCGGCTCCAAGAGGTTCTGCTCAATGACCTGCGCTAAGAG GTATAATGTGAGCTGTAGTCACCAGTTCCggctgaagaggaaaaaaatgaaagagttcCAAGAAGCCAACTATGCTCGCGTTCGTCGGCGGGGACCCCGCCGCAGCTCCTCAGACATCGCTCGTGCCAAGATCCAGGGCAAGCGCCACCGG GGTCAAGAGGACTCTAGCCGGGGTTCAGATAATTCCAGTTATGATGAAGCACTCTCTCCAACATCTCCTGGGCCTTTATCTGTGCGAACTGGGCATGGAGAACGTGACCTGGGGAACCCCAATACGGCACCACCAACGCCAGAATTACATGGCATCAACCCTGTGTTCCTGTCCAGCAATCCCAGCCGTTGGAGTGTAGAAGAGGTGTATGAGTTTATCGCTTCTCTACAAG